The Deltaproteobacteria bacterium sequence CCAAGGACTGACGTCAACCCCTGAAACCAGGAAGAGAGCTTCTTGCGCGCAAAGCGCGAAAGAAAGAAGAAGAACGTGCAGATAAAAGGCAGGGGATCGGCAAGGGAGAAGAGGGCGTACTTCTTCGGTCCCGACAGGCTCCTGAACCACTCCCTCCAGGTGAGGTCGCCTCTTCTCATGTGATGCCTCGCCGAGCGGAAATCCGACAACTCGTGGACCCACTTGACCGGCGTCGGGTCCTCCTCGCGATGGAAGGCCGAGAGCTCGCGGCCCACCATGTTGCAGAAGGCGATGTAAGGTATGTTTATCCCGTTGGCCGTGGCGACGTAGGACTGGAGGTTGGGGCGCCCCACGGTCGGCTCCATTACAAGGAACAGCCCCCTGCGCCGGTCGTACTTGTACTCTACGGAGCCGATCCCCCGGTAACCAGTCTTCCTGAAGATGCGGATGCTCTCGCTCAGCACGCTGCGGTTGAAGCGGCCTTCGGCCACTGCCGTGCTTCCGATCTCCGGCGGCCATTGCCTGATCTTCCTGCCTACGAAGTAGGCCGCCGGCTCGTCTTCCCTGTGGAAGTACATCAGACAGAAATATATCCGCAAGTCCGGACCCGGTATCCATTCCTGCACGACGAGGCGGCGGGCGTATCGCAGCATCTCCGGCACGGCGGCCGAAAGCTCGCTCGCGCTGCGGAACTTGAGCGCCTTTCCATACCTTTCCTCCCATACGGCGTTCTTTATAGAGGGCTTTACTATACAGGGAAACCGGAGGCCTTCGAGCCTGCCGCGGTGGGAGTCCGCGACTTCCCGTACGATCAGGCTCTCGGGTACAGGAATCTCGTTTCTCAGGGCGAAATTGTGAAAACTCACCTTGTCCAGCAAAAGCCTCACAGTTTCCCTT is a genomic window containing:
- a CDS encoding carboxylate--amine ligase, whose protein sequence is MTVSRTLPPAVVTGVDYITGFNTLRSLSEEGVPLIGLSTDPASFLMKTARCSRIVVSSEEGLIESLIGLGGELEERAVLFPCTDSHVRLISENREILEPFYIFELPSRETVRLLLDKVSFHNFALRNEIPVPESLIVREVADSHRGRLEGLRFPCIVKPSIKNAVWEERYGKALKFRSASELSAAVPEMLRYARRLVVQEWIPGPDLRIYFCLMYFHREDEPAAYFVGRKIRQWPPEIGSTAVAEGRFNRSVLSESIRIFRKTGYRGIGSVEYKYDRRRGLFLVMEPTVGRPNLQSYVATANGINIPYIAFCNMVGRELSAFHREEDPTPVKWVHELSDFRSARHHMRRGDLTWREWFRSLSGPKKYALFSLADPLPFICTFFFFLSRFARKKLSSWFQGLTSVLGRSG